The Chroicocephalus ridibundus chromosome 2, bChrRid1.1, whole genome shotgun sequence genome includes a region encoding these proteins:
- the SLC30A8 gene encoding proton-coupled zinc antiporter SLC30A8, which yields MAAKKCLERACLVSERDTKKYSLALARTSRHQKNVNEERQQQEAEATEANPEYHCHGYSRAYENRKREQHQARKKLCVASVICIFFMIAEITGEYIAGSLAVITDAAHILVDLTSFLISLFSLWLASKPPTKQLTFGWHRAEILGALMSMIIVWLVTGVLTYLASMRLLHPDYDIDATVMLITSACAVLANILLSLILHQTSHGHSHGAQAREHVSAPLEKAALSNASLRAAFVHAIGDLFQSISVLISALIIFFKPEYKIADPICTFVFSIFVLATTITILRDILIVLMEGTSKGLAYDAVKARILAVEKVESVHNLHLWSLTMNQTILSAHVATADTADSQKILREVTQALFEHYSFHSVTIQIESGEDQKRDCVFCQDPRD from the exons ATGGCTGCCAAAAAGTGTCTTGAAAGAGCTTGCCTTGTGAGTGAGAGGGACACCAAGAAGTACTCCTTGGCCCTAGCCAG GACGAGTCGGCATCAGAAGAATGTAAATgaagagaggcagcagcaggaagcagaGGCTACCGAAGCTAATCCAGAGTATCACTGTCACGGCTACTCGCGGGCCTATGAGAACAGAAAAAGGGAGCAGCACCAAGCCAGGAAGAAGCTCTGTGTAGCATCAGTAATTTGCATCTTCTTCATGATTGCTGAGATTACAGGGGAGTAT ATCGCCGGGAGCCTGGCGGTGATCACCGACGCGGCACACATCCTGGTGGACCTGACAAGCTTCCTGATCAGCCTCTTCTCACTCTGGCTTGCCTCCAAACCTCCTACCAAGCAGCTAACTTTTGGGTGGCACCGAGCAG AAATTCTGGGAGCTTTGATGTCTATGATAATCGTTTGGCTGGTGACTGGTGTGTTGACGTATTTGGCCAGCATGAGGCTGCTACACCCTGATTACGATATTGATGCTACTGTGATGCTCATTACCTCTGCTTGTGCCGTGCTCGCCAACATCCT ACTTAGCCTGATTCTGCACCAGACCAGCCATGGGCACAGCCATGGGGCACAAGCCAGGGAACACGTGTCGGCCCCTCTGGAAAAAGCAGCCCTGAGCAATGCCAGTCTGCGGGCAGCCTTTGTGCATGCCATTGGAGATCTATTCCAGAGTATTAGTGTGCTAATTAGCGCACTTATCATCTTCTTTAAG CCAGAATACAAAATAGCTGACCCAATCTGCACATTTGTGTTTTCCATCTTTGTTTTGGCAACCACCATCACCATTTTAAGGGATATTTTGATTGTGTTAATGGAAG GAACATCAAAAGGACTTGCTTATGATGCAGTGAAAGCAAGAATTTTAGCAGTTGAGAAAGTGGAGTCTGTTCACAACCTTCATCTTTGGTCTCTGACAATGAATCAAACTATTCTGTCTGCTCATGTTGCCACAG CAGACACAGCGGACAGCCAGAAGATTTTGAGAGAGGTTACTCAAGCCCTGTTTGAGCACTACAGCTTCCACTCC